Proteins from a genomic interval of Kozakia baliensis:
- a CDS encoding antirestriction protein — MPGFLWGEAQLYNFAQKLCPDYRGGFWSFYRLSNTGLYAAPEMERATVPVQWADNFFDGEMSPDAFGIVATLFALSAACCVSPSDVLAARYDTLRDFAAEHDERNLIFRAID; from the coding sequence TTGCCCGGTTTTCTATGGGGCGAAGCGCAGCTTTACAATTTCGCACAGAAATTGTGCCCCGATTACCGGGGCGGATTCTGGTCGTTTTATCGTCTCTCCAACACCGGCCTGTATGCCGCGCCCGAGATGGAGCGTGCGACGGTCCCCGTCCAATGGGCCGATAATTTCTTCGACGGTGAGATGAGCCCCGACGCGTTCGGGATCGTCGCCACGTTGTTTGCGCTTTCCGCGGCATGCTGTGTCAGCCCGAGCGATGTGCTCGCCGCCCGCTATGACACGCTGCGAGACTTCGCCGCCGAACACGACGAGCGAAATTTGATTTTTCGCGCGATCGACTGA